The following are encoded in a window of Kitasatospora sp. NBC_01250 genomic DNA:
- a CDS encoding pyridoxal phosphate-dependent decarboxylase family protein — protein MSAAVPHRMHQPDNDLVDLVFGYMRERLQYDPVPLDHPGDGEQLRAHLAGLLNERGNAPADVLKLYDHELSRAVISADSPRYLSFIPCAPTKAALLFDMVVSCASLQGISWLEAAGAIAAENQVLRLIADRAGLPQTAGGTFVSGGSAGNLSALVVARDAARRRLGVGPEARLRVAVADQVHSSVKNTFNIIGVEAFKVPTVDRRFTGEALRAALAADPNPETVIAVVGTAGTTNEGIIDDLQGLSEVTRERGLWFHVDGAYGGAGLFAPSVRERYNGIEHADSFVVDPHKWLFAPFDCAALIYREPRLAKAVHTQDAGYLDVLHHEGDEWNPTDYAYHLTRRARGLPLWFSLAVHGTQAYTDAIEAGLTLARETAETIRRTEHLELLHDPQLSAVCFRRTGWTEQDYYAWSQRLLADQIGFVTPTGWDGETVARFAFLHPGTTMEMVQEILDTMV, from the coding sequence GTGTCCGCAGCCGTCCCGCACCGCATGCACCAGCCCGACAACGACCTGGTCGACCTGGTCTTCGGCTACATGCGCGAGCGCCTGCAGTACGACCCGGTGCCGCTGGACCACCCCGGGGACGGCGAGCAGCTGCGGGCCCACCTGGCCGGCCTGCTGAACGAGCGCGGCAACGCCCCCGCCGACGTGCTCAAGCTCTACGACCACGAGCTGTCCCGCGCGGTGATCTCCGCCGACAGCCCGCGCTACCTCTCCTTCATCCCGTGCGCGCCGACCAAGGCCGCGCTGCTCTTCGACATGGTGGTCTCCTGCGCCTCGCTGCAGGGCATCTCCTGGCTGGAGGCGGCCGGCGCGATCGCGGCCGAGAACCAGGTGCTGCGCCTGATAGCCGACCGGGCCGGGCTGCCGCAGACGGCCGGCGGCACCTTCGTCTCGGGCGGCTCGGCGGGCAACCTCTCCGCACTGGTGGTGGCCCGCGACGCGGCCCGCCGCAGGCTGGGCGTCGGACCGGAGGCCCGGCTGCGGGTCGCGGTGGCCGACCAGGTGCACTCCTCGGTCAAGAACACCTTCAACATCATCGGCGTCGAGGCCTTCAAGGTCCCCACCGTGGACCGCCGCTTCACCGGCGAGGCGCTGCGCGCCGCCCTGGCGGCCGACCCGAACCCGGAGACGGTGATCGCGGTGGTCGGCACCGCCGGCACCACCAACGAGGGCATCATCGACGACCTGCAGGGCCTGTCCGAGGTGACCCGCGAGCGCGGCCTGTGGTTCCACGTGGACGGCGCCTACGGCGGCGCGGGCCTCTTCGCCCCCTCGGTGCGCGAGCGCTACAACGGCATCGAGCACGCCGACTCCTTCGTGGTCGACCCGCACAAGTGGCTCTTCGCGCCCTTCGACTGCGCCGCGCTGATCTACCGCGAGCCGCGCCTGGCCAAGGCCGTGCACACCCAGGACGCGGGCTACCTGGACGTGCTGCACCACGAGGGCGACGAGTGGAACCCCACCGACTACGCCTACCACCTGACCCGCCGGGCCCGTGGCCTGCCGCTCTGGTTCTCGCTCGCGGTGCACGGCACCCAGGCCTACACCGACGCGATCGAGGCCGGCCTCACGCTGGCCCGGGAGACTGCGGAAACGATTCGCCGCACCGAGCACCTGGAGCTGCTGCACGACCCGCAGCTGTCCGCCGTCTGCTTCCGCCGCACCGGCTGGACCGAGCAGGACTACTACGCCTGGTCGCAGCGGCTGCTCGCCGACCAGATCGGCTTCGTCACCCCGACCGGCTGGGACGGCGAGACGGTCGCCCGGTTCGCCTTCCTGCACCCGGGCACCACGATGGAGATGGTCCAGGAGATCCTGGACACGATGGTCTGA
- a CDS encoding GNAT family N-acetyltransferase codes for MILRQIRDSRADAETVRLIAAEAFGALGGAAGTGAGPAPTPAQIARHQARTRHLAGTDPQGCWLAEQDGRAIGFALSMRREGMWILALTAVLPEFQGKGVGRLLLERAAEHGRACLRGMTTVSADPAAARRYRKAGFSLHPTMRLTGPVDRAGLLDPGSIPVHPGNATHLELVDSIDRRLRGTAHGPDHRLMLAHYDELLVADTVFGSGYCYRLGGSVELLAATSKRLAVRLLREALARVPEDTGATVGFLTAEQEWAVDVGLELGLSLTNSGCLALRGMRPPVPYLPSGAFL; via the coding sequence ATGATCCTGCGTCAGATCCGCGACAGCCGCGCGGACGCCGAGACCGTCCGACTGATCGCGGCCGAGGCCTTCGGCGCGCTGGGGGGCGCCGCGGGCACCGGGGCCGGACCGGCGCCGACCCCGGCCCAGATCGCCCGGCACCAGGCGCGCACCAGGCACCTGGCCGGCACCGACCCGCAGGGCTGCTGGCTGGCCGAGCAGGACGGGCGGGCGATCGGCTTCGCGCTCTCGATGCGCCGCGAGGGCATGTGGATCCTCGCGCTGACCGCGGTGCTGCCCGAGTTCCAGGGCAAGGGGGTGGGCCGGCTGCTGCTGGAGCGGGCCGCCGAGCACGGCCGGGCCTGCCTGCGCGGCATGACCACCGTCTCCGCCGACCCGGCGGCCGCCCGCCGCTACCGCAAGGCCGGCTTCAGCCTGCACCCGACCATGCGGCTGACCGGCCCGGTCGACCGGGCCGGCCTGCTGGACCCCGGCAGCATCCCGGTGCACCCGGGCAACGCGACCCACCTGGAGCTGGTGGACTCGATCGACCGCCGGCTGCGCGGCACCGCCCACGGCCCTGACCACCGGCTGATGCTCGCGCACTACGACGAACTGCTGGTGGCCGACACCGTGTTCGGCAGCGGCTACTGCTACCGGCTGGGCGGCAGCGTCGAGCTGCTGGCGGCCACCTCGAAACGGCTGGCGGTGCGGCTGCTGCGCGAGGCGCTGGCCCGGGTGCCCGAGGACACCGGGGCCACGGTGGGGTTCCTCACCGCCGAGCAGGAGTGGGCGGTGGACGTCGGCCTGGAGCTGGGGCTGAGCCTGACGAACAGCGGCTGCCTCGCGCTGCGCGGGATGCGGCCGCCGGTGCCCTACCTGCCCAGCGGGGCCTTCCTGTGA
- the erpA gene encoding iron-sulfur cluster insertion protein ErpA, producing MTVQDETTVESGLLLTDAAAAKVKGLLDQEGRDDLALRVAVQPGGCSGLRYQLFFDERSLDGDVVKDFNGVKVVTDRMSAPYLGGATVDFVDTIEKQGFTIDNPNATGSCACGDSFS from the coding sequence ATGACCGTCCAGGACGAGACCACCGTCGAGAGTGGTCTGCTCCTTACCGATGCCGCTGCGGCCAAGGTGAAGGGCCTGCTGGATCAGGAAGGCCGCGACGACCTCGCGCTCCGCGTCGCCGTGCAGCCCGGTGGCTGCTCCGGCCTGCGGTACCAGCTCTTCTTCGACGAGCGCTCGCTCGACGGCGACGTCGTCAAGGACTTCAACGGCGTCAAGGTCGTCACCGACCGGATGAGCGCCCCCTACCTCGGCGGTGCCACGGTGGACTTCGTGGACACGATCGAGAAGCAGGGCTTCACCATCGACAACCCGAACGCCACCGGCTCCTGCGCCTGCGGCGACTCGTTCAGCTAG